A window of Strigops habroptila isolate Jane chromosome 5, bStrHab1.2.pri, whole genome shotgun sequence contains these coding sequences:
- the CH25H gene encoding cholesterol 25-hydroxylase has product MNCTLPDRVLLLSYAMNGERDRLCLQPLWDFVTAKELLIKSPFFPVLFSFTAYMAFCLPYIALDLLSTRLPNLRKYKIQPQNYPTLGMMVPCIIQSVYHHVVFIFPVTFLHWYWKPMKLPVTAPELPVVLLEVGVCLLLFDFEYFLWHLIHHKVPWLYKTFHKVHHKHVSTFALTTQYSSVWELLSLGFFAAINPVLLGCHPLTEMIFFLVNIWLSVEDHSGYDLPWSTHRLVPFGLYGGAPHHDLHHLKFKSNYAPYFTHWDKLFGTFTESHSN; this is encoded by the coding sequence ATGAACTGCACCCTGCCAGACagagtgctgctgctcagctacGCAATGAATGGAGAGCGGGACAGGTTGTGCCTTCAGCCTCTTTGGGACTTTGTCACAGCAAAGGAGCTACTGATCAAGTCAccttttttcccagtgctgttttcttttacagcatACATGGCTTTCTGTCTTCCATATATTGCGCTGGACTTGTTAAGCACTAGACTACCGAActtgagaaaatacaaaatccaGCCGCAGAACTATCCAACTCTTGGAATGATGGTGCCTTGCATAATTCAAAGTGTGTATCACCATGTTGTTTTTATCTTCCCAGTGACTTTTCTCCACTGGTACTGGAAACCAATGAAACTACCAGTGAcagctccagagctgcctgtggTCCTGCTGGAAGTAGGAGTTTGCCTGCTTCTGTTTGATTTTGAGTACTTTCTGTGGCATTTGATTCATCACAAGGTGCCTTGGCTCTACAAGACCTTCCACAAGGTGCATCACAAGCATGTGTCAACATTTGCTCTTACTACACAATATTCCAGTGTATGGGAATTGCTTTCACTGGGATTTTTTGCTGCTATCAACCCAGTACTCCTCGGATGCCATCCTTTGACAgaaatgattttctttcttgtaaacATTTGGTTGTCAGTGGAGGACCATTCAGGATATGATCTTCCGTGGTCAACTCACCGACTTGTGCCTTTTGGTTTGTATGGAGGAGCACCACATCATGATCTCCATCATCTGAAATTCAAATCAAACTATGCTCCTTACTTCACCCACTGGGACAAACTCTTTGGAACATTCACAGAGTCACATTCTAATTAA